One genomic region from Zalophus californianus isolate mZalCal1 chromosome 2, mZalCal1.pri.v2, whole genome shotgun sequence encodes:
- the LOC113925224 gene encoding dihydrofolate reductase-like, which yields MVHRLNCIVAASRNMGIGKNGDLPWPPLRNECKFFQRMTTTSSVEGKQNLVIMGRKTWFSIPKKNQPLKDRIHLVLSRDLKEPPQGAHFLGQSLDDALKFIEQSELANKVDMVWIAGGSSVHKEAMNKPGHLRLFVTRIMQELESDIFFQEIDLEKQTSARIPRCSF from the coding sequence ATGGTTCATAGGTTAAACTGCATCGTCGCTGCGTCCCGGAACATGGGCATTGGCAAGAACGGGGACTTGCCCTGGCCCCCGCTCAGGAATGAATGCAAGTTTTTCCAAAGAATGACCACAACCTCATCAGTAGAAGGTAAACAGAATTTGGTGATTATGGGTAGGAAGACATGGTTCTCTATTCCCAAGAAGAATCAACCTTTAAAGGACAGAATTCATTTAGTTCTCAGCAGAGACCTCAAGGAACCTCCACAAGGAGCTCATTTTCTTGGCCAAAGTCTGGATGATGccttaaaatttattgagcaatCAGAATTAGCAAATAAAGTGGACATGGTTTGGATAGCGGGAGGCAGTTCTGTTCATAAGGAAGCCATGAACAAGCCAGGCCATCTTAGACTATTTGTGACAAGGATTATGCAGGAACTTGAAAGTGAcatattttttcaagaaattgaTTTGGAGAAACAAACTTCTGCCAGAATACCCAGGTGTTCTTTCTGA
- the LOC113925046 gene encoding guanine nucleotide-binding protein G(I)/G(S)/G(O) subunit gamma-11-like, producing MPAFHIEDLPEKEKLKMEVEQLHKEVKLQRQQVSKCSEEIKNYIEERSGEDPLVKGIPEDKNPFKEKGSCIIS from the coding sequence ATGCCTGCCTTTCACATAGAAGATTTGccagaaaaggaaaagctgaagaTGGAAGTTGAGCAACTTCACAAAGAAGTGAAGTTGCAGAGGCAACAGGTGTCTAAATgttctgaagaaataaagaactacaTTGAAGAACGTTCTGGAGAGGATCCTCTGGTGAAAGGAATTCCAGAAGACAAGAATCCTTTTAAAGAGAAAGGCAGCtgtattatttcataa